The following proteins come from a genomic window of Kineosporia sp. NBRC 101731:
- a CDS encoding ATP-binding cassette domain-containing protein, with protein sequence MISCRHLTKHYGGRTAVEDLSFDVRPGVVTAFLGPNGAGKSTTLRLMLGLDHGEGVTTFDGLRLREVDDPARTVGAVLGDRFWHPGRTARNHLRMLAIGGAIPERRVDEVLTRTGLSDAADRRPGVFSTGMAQRLSLAAALLGDPGAIILDEPENGLDPQGIHWLRTLLRSLADEGRIVLVSSHQLAGVETVADDVVVLGRGHVLAQGGMAQFVSGTGAPGLEEAYLRVTEGAVEYVAESGDRHV encoded by the coding sequence ATGATTTCCTGCAGGCACCTGACGAAGCATTACGGCGGCAGGACCGCTGTCGAAGACCTGAGTTTCGATGTCCGGCCCGGCGTGGTCACGGCATTCCTCGGACCGAACGGGGCCGGCAAGTCAACCACCTTGCGGCTCATGCTCGGACTGGATCACGGCGAGGGTGTCACCACGTTCGACGGCCTACGTCTGCGCGAGGTGGACGATCCGGCTCGCACCGTCGGTGCAGTACTCGGCGACCGCTTCTGGCATCCGGGCCGCACCGCACGAAATCATTTGCGCATGCTCGCCATCGGGGGCGCCATACCCGAGCGACGGGTGGACGAGGTGCTCACCCGGACCGGGTTGTCCGACGCGGCGGACCGGCGGCCGGGCGTGTTCTCGACGGGCATGGCGCAACGATTGAGCCTGGCCGCGGCACTGCTCGGCGATCCGGGCGCGATCATTCTCGACGAGCCGGAGAACGGGCTTGACCCACAGGGCATCCATTGGCTGAGAACCCTGCTGCGCAGCCTGGCGGACGAAGGACGCATTGTGCTCGTGTCCAGTCATCAGCTCGCCGGGGTGGAGACAGTCGCGGACGACGTGGTGGTGCTGGGGCGTGGCCACGTCCTGGCCCAGGGAGGTATGGCGCAGTTCGTGTCCGGGACCGGTGCCCCGGGACTCGAAGAGGCCTATCTGCGGGTCACGGAAGGAGCCGTGGAATATGTCGCGGAATCGGGGGACCGGCATGTCTGA
- a CDS encoding DinB family protein, whose translation MTSPQVETLLSSLNSQREHVLGILEGLPEEDLRRPALPSGWSCLGLVSHLTHDVERFWFQGVVAGVKEAQGSDGHPDYWQVPAGSESSIILDDYRTHIALANEIITRTALDRPPAWWPDYFPVRHRDLHETVLHVITETACHAGHLDAARELLDGRRWLVL comes from the coding sequence ATGACATCGCCGCAGGTGGAGACTCTGCTGTCGTCCCTGAATTCTCAGCGCGAACATGTGCTGGGAATCCTGGAAGGACTGCCGGAGGAAGACCTCCGAAGGCCGGCCCTGCCCTCCGGCTGGTCGTGTCTGGGCCTGGTGAGCCACCTGACCCACGACGTGGAGCGCTTCTGGTTCCAGGGCGTGGTCGCCGGTGTGAAGGAGGCGCAGGGGTCCGACGGCCATCCGGACTACTGGCAGGTGCCGGCGGGGAGTGAATCGTCCATCATTCTGGACGACTACCGAACCCACATCGCCCTCGCGAACGAGATCATCACCCGGACCGCGCTCGACCGGCCACCGGCCTGGTGGCCGGACTACTTCCCGGTGCGGCACCGCGACCTGCACGAGACGGTACTGCACGTGATCACGGAGACGGCCTGCCATGCGGGACATCTCGATGCGGCGAGAGAACTTCTCGACGGTCGCCGCTGGCTGGTGCTCTGA
- a CDS encoding histidine kinase, which yields MSDWLRRFIRDHPVLPDLIVVATALVAAGASVYYVAEQMGWGWALPLAIAPALALFRRRQEPFAVLGVGVAAELVQWVFGLPVNGAQVALLLSLYTIARCEPARSGRVALGVCLALVMIAPLRQPYQGPVNTVLQFLCVLVVWVLGTNVALRQGYLRALEERASRLELERDTAVLTATLTERARIAREMHDVVAHHVSVMVVQAEGASWAIDTAPDQARAAVVTIADTGRSTLAELRRLLGVLRGNEGKSAAPQPGLDDIRALVERFQLSGLNVGLEAGPDPELVPESVQLATYRVVQEGLTNVLKHVGAGTPAQVAVRLADGEIQVEIRNEGRGSPPIVSVDERAGHGLIGIRERAALFGGRTDIGHDPHGGFVVRAWFPVGVA from the coding sequence ATGAGCGACTGGCTACGCCGGTTCATCCGTGACCACCCCGTCCTGCCTGATCTGATAGTGGTGGCTACTGCTCTGGTCGCGGCCGGGGCCTCGGTGTACTACGTGGCCGAACAGATGGGATGGGGCTGGGCCCTGCCCCTCGCGATCGCGCCTGCGCTCGCTCTGTTCCGGCGTCGTCAGGAACCTTTCGCCGTGTTGGGAGTCGGGGTCGCGGCGGAGCTGGTGCAGTGGGTGTTCGGGCTTCCGGTCAACGGGGCACAGGTTGCTCTCCTGCTCAGCCTGTACACGATCGCCCGGTGCGAACCGGCCCGCTCCGGCCGGGTCGCGCTCGGGGTGTGCCTGGCCCTGGTCATGATCGCTCCGCTACGCCAGCCGTACCAGGGGCCGGTCAACACTGTTCTCCAGTTTCTCTGCGTGCTCGTGGTCTGGGTTCTCGGCACGAACGTTGCTCTTCGGCAGGGGTATCTGCGGGCTCTGGAAGAGAGGGCCTCCCGGCTAGAACTGGAGCGGGACACCGCGGTACTCACCGCCACGCTGACCGAGCGCGCCCGGATCGCTCGCGAGATGCATGATGTGGTGGCCCATCACGTGAGTGTCATGGTGGTGCAGGCCGAAGGGGCGAGCTGGGCTATTGACACGGCGCCGGACCAGGCGCGGGCCGCGGTCGTAACGATCGCCGACACCGGGCGGTCGACTCTGGCTGAACTCCGGCGTCTTCTGGGAGTGCTGAGAGGCAACGAGGGGAAATCCGCTGCGCCACAACCTGGTCTTGATGACATCCGGGCCCTGGTCGAACGGTTCCAGCTGAGTGGACTGAACGTCGGCCTCGAAGCAGGACCGGATCCGGAGTTGGTGCCGGAAAGTGTTCAGCTGGCGACGTACCGGGTCGTGCAGGAGGGATTGACGAACGTGCTGAAGCATGTGGGCGCGGGAACACCAGCCCAGGTGGCTGTTCGTCTCGCCGATGGGGAGATCCAGGTGGAGATCAGGAATGAGGGACGCGGAAGTCCGCCGATCGTCTCCGTCGATGAGAGGGCGGGTCACGGACTCATCGGGATTCGTGAGCGTGCTGCCCTTTTCGGTGGTCGGACGGACATCGGCCACGATCCGCACGGCGGTTTCGTCGTCCGGGCCTGGTTCCCGGTGGGCGTGGCATGA
- a CDS encoding ATP-binding protein has product MSDAVGLVVGTEDSTPLKFHVAVAPDAYLQLDDVVVTQRLIPGVGPVMTSGIVTEVRSRHEGASFGSDVFLIADGVLPAQVQEIAEITTTRVDPEVYVPPRPGEPVRRAQGEERARALYFDQMDKKVPVGLGRDGQPVYLNLEFLNGVRGAHVSISGISGVATKTSFALWLMHSIFRSGVLGGGGRNSKALVFSVKGEDLLFLDKTNVRLDDDLRADYAGLGLPAVPFESVGFFAPPTPQDPTGRPHVTGRTSGVCAFWWTLAEFCADGLLPYVFADVEDERNQYTMVVHNVATRLKFEALAAGVDGAVTIEGKTIRTYEALVDFVVEKLSDDSTRGTWAGPAIGQGTANAFIRRLISSVRPLREILRGDLQKSDERVVSTEGQQITVVDLHNLQERGQRFVVGVVLASETRRKEASGTGSLLFTMIDELNKYAPREGNSPIKDTLLDIAERGRSLGIILIGAQQTASEVERRIISNSSIKVVGRLDPAEASRPEYGFLPPSQRQRATLAKPGTMFVTQPEIPVPLAVEFPFPAWATRLSECIPGDLVAPPAPSGRGSTADPAPSVFTRLPPTFEDDEPPF; this is encoded by the coding sequence GTGAGCGACGCGGTCGGGTTGGTGGTCGGCACCGAAGACTCCACACCCCTGAAGTTCCACGTCGCGGTCGCACCCGACGCCTACCTCCAGCTGGACGACGTGGTGGTCACCCAGCGCCTGATCCCCGGGGTCGGGCCGGTGATGACGTCGGGGATCGTCACCGAGGTGCGCTCGCGGCACGAGGGGGCCAGCTTCGGCTCCGACGTCTTCCTGATCGCCGACGGCGTGCTCCCGGCCCAGGTGCAGGAGATCGCCGAGATCACCACCACCCGCGTCGACCCCGAGGTCTACGTGCCGCCGCGGCCGGGTGAGCCGGTGCGCCGGGCGCAGGGCGAGGAACGGGCCCGGGCGCTGTACTTCGACCAGATGGACAAGAAGGTTCCGGTCGGGCTGGGCCGTGACGGGCAGCCGGTGTACCTGAACCTGGAGTTCCTCAACGGTGTGCGCGGCGCCCACGTCTCGATCAGCGGTATCTCCGGCGTCGCCACCAAGACCAGCTTCGCGCTGTGGCTGATGCACTCGATCTTCCGTTCCGGCGTGCTCGGGGGCGGCGGCCGTAACTCCAAGGCGCTGGTGTTCAGCGTCAAGGGAGAAGACCTGCTGTTCCTCGACAAGACCAACGTGCGCCTGGACGACGACCTGCGTGCCGACTACGCCGGGCTGGGCCTGCCCGCGGTGCCGTTCGAGTCGGTGGGGTTCTTCGCTCCCCCGACCCCGCAAGACCCCACGGGCCGTCCTCACGTCACCGGCCGCACCAGCGGTGTCTGCGCCTTCTGGTGGACCCTGGCCGAGTTCTGCGCCGACGGCCTGCTGCCGTACGTGTTCGCCGACGTCGAGGACGAGCGCAATCAGTACACGATGGTCGTGCACAACGTGGCCACCCGCCTGAAGTTCGAGGCCCTGGCGGCCGGGGTCGACGGCGCGGTGACCATCGAGGGCAAGACGATCCGCACCTACGAGGCCCTGGTCGACTTCGTCGTGGAGAAGCTCAGCGACGACAGCACGCGCGGCACCTGGGCCGGCCCGGCCATCGGGCAGGGCACCGCGAACGCCTTCATCCGGCGGCTCATCTCGTCGGTGCGGCCGTTGCGCGAGATCCTGCGGGGCGATCTGCAGAAGTCCGACGAGCGCGTCGTGTCCACGGAGGGCCAGCAGATCACCGTGGTCGACCTGCACAACCTGCAGGAGCGGGGTCAGCGGTTCGTGGTGGGCGTGGTGCTGGCCTCCGAGACCCGGCGCAAGGAGGCCTCCGGCACGGGCAGCCTGCTGTTCACGATGATCGACGAGCTGAACAAGTACGCGCCCCGAGAGGGTAACAGCCCGATCAAAGACACGCTGCTCGACATTGCCGAGCGCGGGCGGTCTCTCGGCATCATCCTGATCGGTGCCCAGCAGACCGCCAGCGAGGTGGAGCGCCGCATCATCAGCAACAGCAGTATCAAGGTGGTGGGCCGGCTCGACCCGGCCGAGGCCAGCCGCCCGGAGTACGGCTTCCTGCCACCCTCGCAGCGGCAGCGGGCCACCCTGGCCAAACCCGGCACCATGTTCGTCACCCAGCCGGAGATCCCGGTGCCGCTGGCCGTGGAGTTCCCCTTCCCGGCCTGGGCCACCCGGCTGTCCGAGTGCATCCCGGGAGACCTCGTGGCTCCACCCGCACCCTCGGGTCGGGGCAGCACCGCCGATCCGGCCCCCAGTGTCTTCACCCGCCTTCCTCCCACTTTCGAGGACGACGAACCCCCCTTCTGA
- a CDS encoding MMPL family transporter, producing MTALSRLVIAGRWWVVALWIVLAALGGFAAPQATQRLTFDFGLPGQPGYEANVDILKTFGSGGVGAPVLLVVGDGSSEVPAAAPIAEAVAKAAPGARVATYADQSDLLADDGRTGVVLVYPIPVAADQPYAPALAQLRPAAEHLTRELGTPVVVTGRDALNFAEGDTGGNALAETLAGGIGAAIVLALVFGSFLALMPLVIAAASILTTFLILWGLTALTDVSFVVQYLLALIGLGVAIDYALLLVTRWREETGNGSTPEEAVRTAMSTAGRSILFSGITVAVSLAALIAVPVPFIRSVGYTGLLIPVLSVAASLTLLPALLLILGRRLSWPHRRTTDPESRLWRGVGRFVVHHRWVCAIASAAVLIILAVPSFGLRLGQATNDALAAGSGPAATAVRSLDGNGPGAGLSAPIEILTDTPSEVVEKIRTVDGVGGVAAPGQWRSGAGESVVDVWTQDDANSSSGAAVAAEIRTVAEDLGARVGGIPAQDADFIDTVYGSAGWIVIAIVVVTFVLLAVALRSIVLPAKALLLNVVSLGAAFGITVWIWQGGHGTELLFDRQPSGAVTVWIPIAIFAFLFGLSMDYEVFLLSRIKEEHDAGHTTDEATVHGVARTGRLVTSAALILFLAFVSLSQIPTADVKILATGLALGIIIDATIVRGILAPALVAALGPANWWWPSGAKEKP from the coding sequence ATGACTGCCCTCTCCCGCCTGGTGATCGCTGGACGCTGGTGGGTGGTGGCCCTGTGGATCGTGCTGGCCGCGCTCGGGGGGTTCGCGGCGCCGCAGGCCACCCAGCGGCTGACCTTCGACTTCGGGCTTCCGGGGCAGCCGGGGTACGAGGCCAACGTCGACATCCTGAAGACGTTCGGGTCCGGGGGTGTCGGGGCTCCGGTGCTGCTCGTGGTGGGTGACGGGTCGAGCGAGGTACCGGCGGCCGCACCCATCGCGGAGGCTGTGGCGAAGGCCGCGCCGGGAGCGCGGGTCGCGACCTACGCCGATCAGAGCGACCTGCTGGCGGACGACGGCAGAACCGGTGTCGTACTGGTCTATCCGATCCCCGTCGCCGCGGACCAGCCCTATGCCCCGGCACTGGCGCAGTTGCGGCCGGCCGCCGAGCACCTCACCCGGGAGCTGGGCACGCCCGTCGTGGTGACCGGCCGGGACGCGCTCAATTTCGCGGAGGGCGACACCGGCGGCAACGCGCTCGCCGAGACCCTCGCCGGTGGGATCGGGGCCGCGATCGTGCTGGCCCTGGTGTTCGGATCGTTCCTGGCCCTGATGCCGCTGGTCATCGCCGCCGCCTCGATCCTGACAACCTTCCTGATCCTCTGGGGACTGACCGCACTCACCGACGTCAGTTTCGTCGTCCAATATCTTCTCGCCCTCATCGGCCTGGGCGTAGCGATCGACTACGCCCTGCTGCTCGTGACCCGCTGGCGGGAGGAGACGGGGAACGGATCCACCCCGGAAGAAGCTGTGCGCACGGCCATGTCGACGGCCGGACGGTCAATCTTGTTCTCCGGCATCACGGTGGCCGTCAGTCTGGCGGCTCTCATCGCCGTGCCGGTGCCCTTCATCCGCAGCGTCGGTTACACCGGTCTGCTCATCCCGGTGCTCAGCGTCGCGGCGTCGCTCACCCTGTTGCCCGCGCTGCTGCTGATCCTGGGTCGGCGTCTGAGCTGGCCGCACCGGCGCACCACCGATCCGGAGAGCCGACTGTGGCGCGGCGTAGGCCGTTTCGTGGTGCACCACCGCTGGGTCTGCGCGATCGCGTCCGCCGCCGTCCTGATCATCCTGGCCGTGCCGAGTTTCGGGCTGCGGCTCGGCCAGGCCACCAACGACGCGCTCGCCGCCGGGTCGGGCCCGGCGGCCACGGCCGTCCGCAGCCTCGACGGCAACGGTCCCGGGGCCGGGCTCTCCGCACCGATCGAGATCCTGACCGACACACCGTCCGAGGTGGTCGAGAAGATCCGGACGGTGGACGGGGTGGGCGGCGTGGCCGCGCCCGGACAGTGGCGCTCGGGTGCCGGGGAGTCCGTGGTGGACGTCTGGACGCAGGACGACGCCAACTCCTCGTCCGGTGCCGCCGTGGCCGCCGAGATTCGCACGGTCGCCGAGGATCTCGGAGCCCGGGTGGGCGGTATCCCGGCGCAGGACGCGGACTTCATCGACACCGTGTACGGCAGCGCCGGGTGGATCGTCATCGCCATCGTCGTGGTCACGTTCGTGCTGCTGGCCGTGGCCCTGCGCTCGATCGTGCTGCCCGCCAAGGCCCTGCTGCTGAACGTCGTCTCGCTGGGCGCCGCGTTCGGCATCACGGTCTGGATCTGGCAGGGTGGCCACGGCACCGAACTGCTCTTCGACCGTCAGCCCTCGGGCGCGGTGACGGTCTGGATCCCCATCGCCATCTTCGCCTTCCTGTTCGGCCTGTCCATGGACTACGAGGTCTTCCTGCTCTCCCGCATCAAGGAGGAGCACGATGCCGGCCACACCACCGACGAGGCCACCGTGCACGGCGTCGCCCGCACCGGGCGCCTCGTCACCAGCGCCGCCCTGATCCTGTTCCTGGCCTTCGTCTCGCTGAGCCAGATCCCCACCGCCGACGTGAAAATCCTCGCCACCGGTCTGGCCCTGGGCATCATCATCGACGCGACGATCGTGCGGGGCATACTGGCCCCGGCGCTGGTCGCCGCTCTCGGCCCCGCCAACTGGTGGTGGCCCTCCGGTGCGAAGGAGAAACCGTGA
- a CDS encoding GNAT family N-acetyltransferase, with protein sequence MTVQVRPATVADAEAITEIHLVSRAVTMPYLPRLHSDEETLAWITHVVLPSSQVWVAVDDRVLGYAVLEGDLLEGLYLLPEVRRRGIGTALLHHVRDVAPVLRLNVFQRNHEAIAFYRAHGFELTGSSDGSGNEENEPDATYSWRATA encoded by the coding sequence GTGACCGTCCAGGTCAGACCGGCCACCGTCGCGGATGCCGAGGCCATCACCGAGATACATCTCGTCTCCCGGGCGGTGACGATGCCCTACCTGCCGCGCCTGCACAGCGACGAGGAGACCCTGGCCTGGATCACCCACGTCGTCCTGCCCAGCTCCCAGGTGTGGGTCGCGGTCGACGACCGGGTGCTGGGATATGCGGTGCTCGAGGGCGACCTGCTGGAAGGCCTGTACCTGCTCCCGGAGGTCCGCCGTCGCGGGATCGGGACGGCGCTGCTGCACCACGTCCGTGACGTGGCCCCGGTATTACGCCTCAACGTTTTTCAGCGCAATCACGAGGCGATCGCGTTCTACCGCGCGCACGGGTTCGAACTGACCGGGAGCAGTGACGGAAGCGGGAACGAGGAGAACGAGCCCGACGCCACCTACAGCTGGCGGGCGACGGCCTGA
- a CDS encoding response regulator transcription factor: MIRVALVDDQELVRTGFRMVIQAQSDMEVVGEAADGLKALDLLRGVRADVVLMDVRMPHLDGVETTRRLLGAGSAPHVIILTTFDLDEYAYAGLQAGASGFLLKDVPSAELLYGVRAVAGGDAIVAPSTTRRLLEHFVPQFDAAAGAHQHRGARLDLLTERERDVLVLMARGLPNSEIAEYLVIAEATAKTHVHRILTKLGLRDRVQAVVLAYETGLVRPSG, from the coding sequence ATGATCCGGGTCGCGCTGGTGGACGACCAGGAACTCGTGCGCACCGGTTTCCGGATGGTGATCCAGGCTCAATCAGACATGGAGGTGGTCGGTGAGGCCGCGGACGGGCTGAAAGCCCTCGATCTACTGAGGGGTGTCCGGGCCGATGTCGTCCTCATGGACGTACGGATGCCCCATCTGGACGGGGTCGAGACCACCCGCCGCCTGCTCGGAGCCGGAAGCGCACCGCATGTCATCATCCTCACCACTTTCGACCTGGATGAGTACGCCTACGCCGGGCTCCAGGCCGGAGCGAGCGGCTTCCTGCTGAAAGACGTTCCCTCGGCCGAACTGCTGTACGGGGTCCGGGCTGTGGCCGGTGGTGACGCCATCGTCGCCCCGAGCACCACCCGCCGCCTGCTGGAGCATTTCGTGCCGCAGTTCGATGCTGCAGCCGGGGCGCATCAGCACCGCGGTGCCCGGCTCGATCTGCTCACCGAACGGGAGCGCGACGTTCTGGTCCTGATGGCGCGGGGCCTGCCGAACAGCGAGATCGCCGAGTACTTGGTGATCGCGGAGGCTACGGCCAAGACCCACGTGCACCGCATCCTGACCAAACTTGGTCTACGCGACCGGGTGCAGGCTGTGGTGCTCGCGTACGAGACCGGGCTGGTCCGCCCGAGCGGCTGA